A stretch of the Streptomyces sp. NBC_01428 genome encodes the following:
- the ispG gene encoding flavodoxin-dependent (E)-4-hydroxy-3-methylbut-2-enyl-diphosphate synthase has product MTAVSLGLPEVPVRPIAERRVARQIQVGPVAVGGGAPVSVQSMTTTRTSDIGATLQQIAELTASGCQIVRVACPTQDDADALATIARKSQIPVIADIHFQPKYVFAAIDAGCAAVRVNPGNIKQFDDKVREIARAAGDAGTPIRIGVNAGSLDRRLLEKYGRATPEALVESALWEASLFEEHGFRDIKISVKHNDPVIMVNAYRQLAAQCDYPLHLGVTEAGPAFQGTIKSAVAFGALLSEGIGDTIRVSLSAPPAEECKVGIQILESLGLRQRRLEIVSCPSCGRAQVDVYKLADEVSAGLEGMEVPLRVAVMGCVVNGPGEAREADLGVASGNGKGQIFVKGEVIRTVPESKIVETLIDEAMKLAEQMENDGVASGEPAVTVS; this is encoded by the coding sequence ATGACCGCCGTTTCCTTGGGCCTCCCCGAGGTGCCGGTCCGACCGATCGCGGAGCGCCGTGTCGCACGGCAGATCCAGGTCGGACCGGTGGCGGTCGGGGGCGGAGCGCCGGTGTCGGTGCAGTCGATGACGACGACGCGTACGTCGGACATCGGTGCCACCCTGCAGCAGATCGCGGAACTCACCGCGTCCGGCTGCCAGATCGTCCGCGTCGCCTGTCCCACTCAGGACGACGCGGACGCCCTCGCGACCATCGCCAGGAAGTCGCAGATCCCGGTGATCGCGGACATCCACTTCCAGCCGAAGTACGTGTTCGCGGCCATCGACGCCGGCTGTGCCGCGGTGCGCGTCAATCCGGGCAACATCAAGCAGTTCGACGACAAGGTGCGGGAGATCGCCCGGGCCGCGGGCGACGCCGGCACCCCGATCCGGATCGGTGTCAACGCCGGTTCGCTCGACCGGCGGCTGCTGGAGAAGTACGGCAGGGCGACGCCGGAGGCGCTCGTCGAGTCGGCGCTGTGGGAGGCGTCCCTCTTCGAGGAGCACGGGTTCCGCGACATCAAGATCTCGGTCAAGCACAACGACCCGGTGATCATGGTCAACGCCTACCGGCAGCTGGCCGCCCAGTGCGACTACCCGCTGCACCTCGGCGTGACCGAGGCCGGTCCGGCGTTCCAGGGCACCATCAAGTCGGCCGTGGCGTTCGGGGCACTGCTCAGCGAGGGCATCGGGGACACCATCCGGGTCTCCCTGAGCGCGCCGCCCGCCGAGGAGTGCAAGGTCGGCATCCAGATCCTGGAGTCCCTCGGGCTGCGGCAGCGGCGCCTGGAGATCGTCTCCTGCCCGTCGTGCGGGCGGGCCCAGGTCGACGTCTACAAGCTGGCCGACGAGGTCAGCGCCGGCCTGGAAGGGATGGAGGTCCCGTTGCGCGTCGCGGTCATGGGCTGCGTCGTCAACGGCCCCGGCGAGGCCCGGGAGGCGGACCTGGGGGTCGCCTCGGGCAACGGCAAGGGGCAGATCTTCGTCAAGGGCGAGGTCATCAGGACCGTACCCGAGTCGAAGATCGTGGAGACCCTCATCGACGAGGCGATGAAGCTCGCCGAGCAGATGGAGAACGACGGCGTCGCCTCCGGCGAACCGGCCGTCACCGTGAGCTGA